GCGGTGGCTGTGGGCGTTGGTGTGGGCGTATCGGCTGGGGCCGCCCCCGTAGGCGTGAGGGTTGGTGTCTGGGTGGGGCCTGGTGGGACTCGATAGGTGAGCACCAACCTGGGCCGGTAGGCAACAGTGCCGTAGTGGGCGCTGGCAAAGTAGAAGGAGCCGACGGTGTAGGCCGAGTCGATCAAGACCCCGTTGTTTGCCAGGCTGCCATTGACCCAGCCCTGCGCAACTGCGGTGAGGTCCAACCCGTACCAGGCGCGGGCTCCGCGGGTGAGCACGGTGCTCTCTGGCGCGGGCCTCCGGTCGGTCAGAGTGTTTCTGGCGCCTGCCTGGCCCCAGGCCTCACGGGAGCGCGACCGATTCCAGGTGAGCTGGCACATAGATACCGTTCTGGTGATATAGTAAGCGCCGAGGCTGATGTCGGTTCCGCCCCATCCGGTTGCATAGAGCTGGAGTTCCGCCCGCGTTACGGTGGCATTCGAGGGAATGGCTGATAGGTCGAAACGCAGCAGGCTGGCGTACTGCTGCTTGTAGCCGACTTTGAGTGGGTCGCTGTCGCAGTAGTTGGTGTCAGGCATGTACTGAAACACGTGGCTGTCCTCGGCACCGGTGTAGCCGTCCAAGCCCTGTTGCAACGTGACCGTCGTTTCCGCCCCGCTGGGGAGCGTAGGAGTGGGCGTGGCGGTGGGTACGGCGGTCGCCGTTGACGTGGGAGTCGGTGAAGGCGCGCCAGGTGTCGTCTGAGTTGGCGTCGGGGTTACGGTAGTGGCAGTCCGGGTTGGTGTCGGAGTGGGTGTCTCGAGACTCGCCGTGCGGTAGCTTACTACGAGCCGAGGCCTCTCGTTGATGGACGGGCTCTCCGCAGCCTGGATGTAGAAGTAGCCCACGTTCTCGTAAGAAGTACGGAGCACAACCCCGTTGTTGGCAAGTTGGCCGCTGCGCCAGCCGCGAGCCAGGGCAGTCAGGTCAAGGCTGTACCACTTGCGGGGTCCGGTGGTAGTGACCGTGGACTCGGGCGATGGCCGGCGGTCGGTGGCGGTATTCACGGCACCATCGCCGCCCCACGGGTTTCCGGATCTGGCCTGCTTCCAGGTCGCCTCACAGATTGACATCGTTCTGGAGATATAGTAAGCGCCCATGGTAATCTCTGAGGCGGCGCTCCAGGCAGGCATATAGAGATCCAGGGAAGCGCGAGTGATCAGTGCATCAGCAGGGATGGGCGAAAGGTCAAAACGAAGAATGGGCTGGTACGACCAACGCAGGCCGACCTTGAGTTGCGACGCAGTGCAAAAGTTGGTGGTCGCGTTATAGTTGTCCATGTAGGTGTCTTCGGCGCCCTGGTATCCGTTAACGCCGTATTGCAGTGTTACCGTGACAAAGCTGCCTGGCGGCAGCGGTGTCTGGGTTGGCGTCGGAGTGGGCGGGGCGAGAGTGAACTCGTCGAGCCCGATGTCGGGCCTGGCAATCCCGTCTCCGTCGCCGTCGATTGGCCTGGCGTCGCCGTCAATATCGAACGCCGGGGCATCGGCGGGATTGCCAGCATCGATCATCGGCGACCCGGAAAGCAGATGATAGTCTCCGCCCGCCGCGTCGCGCAGCATGGGATTCAGGGCCAGGCTGTTCGTGCCGGCGGCTACGCCGCTGTAGTTGGCGGTGTTAATCCACAGGTTGTTGTAGCGCAGGGTGGGCGATGCGGTTCCATCGCCGCGAACGCCGATGGCCTCGTAGGCGATGATGTTGTTGGCAATGATGGGCGAGGAGCTGCCCTGCAGCTCAAAACCAATAACCCCGCCCGGGGGGATGCCCCAGATAACGTTGTTGACAATCACGGGCGACGAGTTGACCACCAGGACTTCGGCCTGGGCATTCTCTTTGATGGCGTTGTTGGTCAGACGCGGAGCCGCGTTCAGGATGTGGATGCCTCCGCCAGCCGGTGCGGTATTGCGCCTGACGGTGTTGCCGTTGAGCACGGGGCTGGAGCCGCTGGCAACCGATATGCCTCCACCCGCTGCTCCTGCGCCTGACGCGGTGTTGAAGGCGATATCATTGAATTCGACTACACCAGTGGTGCCAGTATCGAGAGCGAGCCCCGCTCCCGAGGTCGCGGTACTGCTGTAGATCCGGTTATTGCGAATGACAACGTTCGACCCCTCCACGTGGATAGCGCCGCCGCGCACGGGCGCCGTGTTGCCGATGAAGGTGTTGTCTTCGATCGTGGCCGTGTAGGTGATGCCGTTGTAGACGGCGATGGCCCCGCCGCTTTTGGCCGTGTTGCTGATGAAGGTGTTGCCCCTGATCAGAGGAGCGGCATTGTCGACGAGGATAGCGCCCCCGCCGGCACCATCGGTGAGCGCGTTGCCCATCAGGGTGTTGCTGATAATGGTCGGAGTCGCACCAAAAGCGATATAGATGCCTCCAGAATGCCACTGGCCGGTCGAGTTCTTGACGACGCAGTTGCTGACGGTTTCTTTCTCGTGAGGGTAGTCAAAGTGCAGGGCACTGTTGGGCGAATCGCAAACGACGGTGAACCCATCAATGACCGCACCGGCAGTCTCCTGAGGATAACCAAGCACAGCCGGCCATGGGCTGTCGCAAGTGAGAGTTACCTTGTCTGCTCCAGCTCCCTGGACACGGACTCCGCCGCGCAGCCAGATATGCTCGTGATACAGTCCGGGACCCACGCTGACTGTGTCGCCCGGCTGTGACTGGGAGAGGGCGGCCTCTATGCTAGTGAACTGGCAGCCGCTCGGGCATACGGTCAGTGTATTGGCTCGAGCTGACAAAGGTCGAGTCAGCAACACCAGGGCTACGACGAGCGCTGCAAATACGAGGATGGCAGTGAGACCGCGAGAGAAGATCGGCTTTTTCAACATGGTACCCCCTTCTAGCACGAACCATCTGCCCGTTTGCGGGCATCGATCAAGTCGTAATGCGTCTGCCAGCGTCGCGTGGTGACCTCCTCCAGGCCGAGCTCCCGCAGCATCGCTTCCAGAGCGTGGCGCGGAAAAGCGTGGCCAGGGTAAAAGTACCGGTCTACGCCGACGCGGTTGGTAATCATCAGGCACCCGCCTGGCTCAAGAACTCGAACCATCTCCTGCAAAGATCGCCTGGCGTCAGGCAGCAACTCGAGCGCCTCGATGCAGGTCACAGCGGCAAAGCTGCCGTCGGCAAAAGGCAGGCAGGTGGCCGGATCGAGAACCCAGGCCGCCCTGTCTCGGTGTCTCTCCAGCCGCTCCTGCGCAACCCGCAGCATGCCAGAAGACAGATCAACACCTACCACTCGCCCGCCAAAGTCGAACTGGCGGAACAGAGCGGCCGGCAAACGTGCCGTGCCTGTAGCCACATCCAGCACCGCCCCCTGCGCCTCCGAAGCGTCTGCCGGGGCACGCTTCTTGAGAGCGTCGACGAGCGGCCTTGCCAGATGCACTGCGTCTTGCAACGGCAGCACACCTTTGATGTCATCATACTGCTGCGCGCTCCGGTCGTAAAGTGCGATGACCACGCGGCTGCCCAGATAGACGCCCTCGCTGATGATCAACAGCCAGTAGATGGTAGCTGCCAGCACTAGGCCACAGGCAATCAGGATGACCCAGGTCATAGAGCAGTGCCAACAGCAAGTGCCGCGACGACCATCGCTGTCGCCCATGGCACCTGGAGCGACTGGAAGTATCGCCTCCGCCGATCAGCGGCGCCAAGCGCCGGCGCCCACAGCACCTGAGCAAAGGCGAACAGACCAACAACCAGGCCCGCCAACAGTCGGCCCGTGATTAGGACGCACAGCACCAGCAAGACTTGCGGTGCAAGCTGAAGCAACAGGCCGCCGCCTTTGCGCTCGACGGCGAAAAACGCCGAGGGCCCCGCAGCGAGCGCCAGCCCGGTCACGACTGGCAGGGCGTAGAAATGGCCTGACAACGACAACGCCACCAGCCAACAGAGCAGAAGGGGCAGGGTTACCGTGGCCAGCGTGTTGTCGGCTGGTGTCTTGCTGGCCATGGCTATTGTGAATGCGGCAACTGCGCCCGCAAGGGTCAGCCACAGGGTGGGTGTGCCCAGAAACGCCGCCACAACAAGCGCTCCGGCACACCCGACACCCAGTTCGATCAGCGGCAGCTCGAGCAACCGACGTACGTTGCGCCAGTGGTGGATGATCCGGGCCAATGATGATGTGAGCCTTTGCCCGGCAGATGAAGGCAGCACGTAGGGCAGTTGGAATCGGGCTGGGCCCGGGTCGCTCGGCGAGACACCCTGAAGCCTCAGCCGCTGTTGACTGAACGACAATGCCCCACGCCAGGCGGTCCCCAGCAGGGGGATCACCAGGACGAGACCCAGGAACGGGGGCAGTATGGCTGCGTCCGGCGATCGCCAGTAGCCCGAGGCGAGCACCCCACATCCATAGTACCATAGCGGAGCCAGCCAGGAGAGCGGCGAGGCAGGATAGAGCTCGCGGCCAAAGTAGTTGACGGCGGAGGCGGGCGGCAGTGGGTCGAGTTGGGTGGAGCCGGGCGCGGTAACCATATCACTCGTCGAGCTGCAGGATGCTCATGAACGCTTCCTGAGGGATCTCCACGTTTCCCAGGCGCTTCAGGCGCCGCTTGCCTTCTCTCTGCTTTTCCAACAACTTGCGCTTTCTGGTCACGTCACCGCCATAGCATTTGGACAGGACGTCCTTGCGCAGCGCCTTGACGTTGGCTCTGGAGATGACCCGCGAACCGACCGCCGCCTGAATGGCCACGTCGAACAACTGCCGCGGGATCACGCGCTTGAGCTTGCTCACCAGGGCCTGGCCGCGCAGATAGGCTTGCTCACTGTGAACGATGATCGAGAGAGCATCAACCGGCTCGCCGTTGACCAGCACGTCCAGCCTGACCAGATTGCCCGGGCGGTATTCGGCCAACTCATAGTCGAGAGAAGCATACCCGCGAGTGCTGGCCTTGAGCCGGTCGTAGAACTCGACGATGATCTCGGACAAGGGGATAACATAATTCAGGAGGACTCGCCGCTCGTCCAGGTATTCCATTCGGCTGAACTCGCCGCGCCTGCCGGTGGCCAGCTCCATGACCGGGCCGATGAACTCGGTAGGGGTGAACACGCTGATGCGCATCCAGGGCTCGCTGATTTCTTCGATTCGGTCGGGTTCCGGCAGGTCGGCCGGGTTGCGCACCTCGGTCATGACTCCGTCGCGGGTCCGGACCTGATAGCCGACGCTTGGCGCTGTGGCGATCATCTCCAGACCGTATTCGCGCTCCAACCGCTCCTGCACGATTTCCATGTGCAGCAGGCCAAGAAAGCCGCAGCGAAAGCCGAAATTCAGTGCCTGCGACGTCTCTGGCACGTAGGACAGGGCAGCGTCGTTGAGATTGAGTTTCTCCAGTGCGTCGCGGAGCAGGGTATAGTCCTCATTGAAAACCGGGTAGAAGCCGGCAAAGACCATCGGTTTGGCCGGTTTGTAGCCGGGGAGAGCCTCTACAGCCGGAGCATCTACCGAAGTGATGGTATCACCAACCGAGCACTCGCGGACAGTCTTGAGACCGGTCGCCACGTATCCGACGTCTCCGGCGACAAGCTCGGTGATGGGCACCATCTTGGGCCTGAACACCCCGACTTCGAGGGCTTCCAGGCTGGTCCCTTTGGCCATCATATGCAGAGCCTGGTCCGCGCGCAGGCGGCCATCGACCACGCGCACATAGGCCACCACGCCTTTGTACGAATCGTAGTGTGAGTCAAAGATCAGCGCGCGCAGTGGGCGCTCGGCGCTGCCTTTTGGGGGAGGGATGCGCGCAATGATCGCCTCGAGAATCTCATCCGTGCCGATGCCCTCCTTGGCCGAGGCGCGAATGATCTCGTCCCTGGAGATGCCAAAGAGGTTGTCAATATCCTGGGCTACGAGGTCGGGCTGGGCTGAGGGGAGATCGATCTTGTTGACCACTGCGATAATCGACAGGTTGTGATCGATAGCCATGTAGAGGTTGGCCAGCGTCTGAGCCTCGATGCCTTGCGAGGCATCGACCACCAGGATGGCGCCCTCGCAGGCGTTCAGCGCCCGCGACACCTCGTAGGTAAAGTCAACGTGCCCGGGAGTGTCGATGAGATTGAGCTCATAGTCCTGTCCATCCCTGGCGTGGTAGAGCATTCGAACGGCCTTGGCCTTGATGGTGATGCCCTTTTCCCGTTCCAGGTCCATCTGGTCAAGAACCTGGTTCGACATCTCGCGAGGGCTGACCGTGCCGGTTCGCTCCAGCAGGCGGTCACTCAGCGTGCTCTTACCGTGGTCGATATGGGCAATGATACAAAAGTTACGGATGTACT
This genomic window from Chloroflexi bacterium ADurb.Bin180 contains:
- a CDS encoding Disaggregatase related repeat protein, which translates into the protein MLKKPIFSRGLTAILVFAALVVALVLLTRPLSARANTLTVCPSGCQFTSIEAALSQSQPGDTVSVGPGLYHEHIWLRGGVRVQGAGADKVTLTCDSPWPAVLGYPQETAGAVIDGFTVVCDSPNSALHFDYPHEKETVSNCVVKNSTGQWHSGGIYIAFGATPTIISNTLMGNALTDGAGGGAILVDNAAPLIRGNTFISNTAKSGGAIAVYNGITYTATIEDNTFIGNTAPVRGGAIHVEGSNVVIRNNRIYSSTATSGAGLALDTGTTGVVEFNDIAFNTASGAGAAGGGISVASGSSPVLNGNTVRRNTAPAGGGIHILNAAPRLTNNAIKENAQAEVLVVNSSPVIVNNVIWGIPPGGVIGFELQGSSSPIIANNIIAYEAIGVRGDGTASPTLRYNNLWINTANYSGVAAGTNSLALNPMLRDAAGGDYHLLSGSPMIDAGNPADAPAFDIDGDARPIDGDGDGIARPDIGLDEFTLAPPTPTPTQTPLPPGSFVTVTLQYGVNGYQGAEDTYMDNYNATTNFCTASQLKVGLRWSYQPILRFDLSPIPADALITRASLDLYMPAWSAASEITMGAYYISRTMSICEATWKQARSGNPWGGDGAVNTATDRRPSPESTVTTTGPRKWYSLDLTALARGWRSGQLANNGVVLRTSYENVGYFYIQAAESPSINERPRLVVSYRTASLETPTPTPTRTATTVTPTPTQTTPGAPSPTPTSTATAVPTATPTPTLPSGAETTVTLQQGLDGYTGAEDSHVFQYMPDTNYCDSDPLKVGYKQQYASLLRFDLSAIPSNATVTRAELQLYATGWGGTDISLGAYYITRTVSMCQLTWNRSRSREAWGQAGARNTLTDRRPAPESTVLTRGARAWYGLDLTAVAQGWVNGSLANNGVLIDSAYTVGSFYFASAHYGTVAYRPRLVLTYRVPPGPTQTPTLTPTGAAPADTPTPTPTATATLTRTPGAGPVTITLQQGVNGYSGSGATQVDRYDPTTNFCSMDTFRVGYKQRYGALLRFDLSSIPSGATITRATVRLYSTAWGGADITAGAFAILRDLNVCQATWNQARAGSPWGVPGAGDPATDRRADAESVVTTAGPRQYYEWDLTRLVQEWVGGTLVNNGWMLSTFSPIQNSMMYFANVNNATISMRPQMIVTYNP
- the lepA gene encoding Elongation factor 4, which translates into the protein MDPQYIRNFCIIAHIDHGKSTLSDRLLERTGTVSPREMSNQVLDQMDLEREKGITIKAKAVRMLYHARDGQDYELNLIDTPGHVDFTYEVSRALNACEGAILVVDASQGIEAQTLANLYMAIDHNLSIIAVVNKIDLPSAQPDLVAQDIDNLFGISRDEIIRASAKEGIGTDEILEAIIARIPPPKGSAERPLRALIFDSHYDSYKGVVAYVRVVDGRLRADQALHMMAKGTSLEALEVGVFRPKMVPITELVAGDVGYVATGLKTVRECSVGDTITSVDAPAVEALPGYKPAKPMVFAGFYPVFNEDYTLLRDALEKLNLNDAALSYVPETSQALNFGFRCGFLGLLHMEIVQERLEREYGLEMIATAPSVGYQVRTRDGVMTEVRNPADLPEPDRIEEISEPWMRISVFTPTEFIGPVMELATGRRGEFSRMEYLDERRVLLNYVIPLSEIIVEFYDRLKASTRGYASLDYELAEYRPGNLVRLDVLVNGEPVDALSIIVHSEQAYLRGQALVSKLKRVIPRQLFDVAIQAAVGSRVISRANVKALRKDVLSKCYGGDVTRKRKLLEKQREGKRRLKRLGNVEIPQEAFMSILQLDE
- the ubiE_1 gene encoding Demethylmenaquinone methyltransferase, which translates into the protein MTWVILIACGLVLAATIYWLLIISEGVYLGSRVVIALYDRSAQQYDDIKGVLPLQDAVHLARPLVDALKKRAPADASEAQGAVLDVATGTARLPAALFRQFDFGGRVVGVDLSSGMLRVAQERLERHRDRAAWVLDPATCLPFADGSFAAVTCIEALELLPDARRSLQEMVRVLEPGGCLMITNRVGVDRYFYPGHAFPRHALEAMLRELGLEEVTTRRWQTHYDLIDARKRADGSC